The Ascidiaceihabitans donghaensis genome includes the window TTGCGGATGCGGCACGCGATACGTCGGGCAAGCCCCATTTGCGCATGGTCGATGGGGCGCTGGTTCCAGTATCACGCAGCTATGTTGCGGCGCTGGAAGAAGAAGGTGTGATCTAGCGCGGCATCGGCACGCGATGGGGCACCGGCCCCGTCATGATGGCCGTTGCATCTGATGCCATTAACGCTGTGATCACAGGATCGGTTGTACGCAGTCCGCCTGTGTAAGTGCCATAGGCCGGCATAATCAGGCGCAGGCTGTCCATCAAAAACGCGGCCCTCGAGATCACGCGACCCCGCAACGCCATTTGCACTTTGGGGTGATAGTGCCCCGAAATTTCGTCACGTTCGTCAGGGTTCGCAATGTGCCGGAACGTGATGCCTGCCAATGTGTAGCTGTCCATATGCGTGCCCCCCAGATCAATGGGGCCGGGATCGTGGTTGCCTTCGATCCAGATCCATGTGCGCCCGGCTTGCAGCTTTGTAATCCAAAGGCGGTCGTCTTCGGACAATGCGTTTGCTGCGGCAAGGTCATCGAAGCTGTCCCCAAGGCACACAACTGTCCGTGGGGCTGTCCGGTCCAGATCCTGTGACAACCGCAGCAGGGTATCGCCTGTGTCGTAGGGCGGGACTTGGACGCCCGTGCGCCGCGCCATACTGTCGGATTTTCCCAGATGCAGGTCAGAGACACACAAAAGACTTTGGTCCGCCCACCACAAAGCACCGGACCCTAACGCCGTCAATCGGGCTTGATTAAGTTGTGCTGCACAGCCGTTCATGTTTTGTTTCTTAGTGCCCAACCCATTAAACCGCCAGCGATTTCTTCAGCTTGTGATGGGGGGCAATCCGGCCGTTGCCATAAGGCGCGCGGCTTCTTCGGCCAACAGCTTTTCTTCTGCCATACCTTTTACGGGCACGCGTCCAACTTCCAGAAAAAGCGGGGCCGCCAACGGGGTGACGCGATCATGTGCGATAAGATCAATCCGCCCACCCACACGCGCCACCATATCTTCGATGCGACTGAAATCGATCAGGCCCTTCATGGCCTCTTCGCGGGTGATGTGCATCATGACGTGATCGGGGTCATATTTATGCAATGTGTCGTAGAGTATGTCGGATGAAAACGTGGCCTGTCGCCCCGATTTTTTCTGTTGCGGGGTGTTGCGCTGGATCAGCCCCGCGATGGTGGCAGAGGCCCGAAAAGTACGTTTCATCACAGCATTGCCAGCCAACCACTTATCCAAGCCGTCGCGCAAAGCGTCAATGTCGAATAAAGGGGCCGGGTCGGTGACGGGATCAAGCCCCCAAATCAGGATGGCGTAATCTGTCGCCAAAAATCCAAGCGGGTTCAGCCCCAATTCCTCCATCCGTTTTGTCAAAAGCAAGCCCAGCGTTTGCATGGCATTGCGTCCTGCAAACCCGTAGACGGCCGTGTGCGCGCGACCATCGTGGGGGAAGCTTTCGATCAACAAACGTCCGGGTTCTGGCAGGCGGGACACTTTGCGTTGCAAAGCCAACCATTCAGCGGTGTGGTCGGGCAGATCAGGCCAGGTGTCTTGTTGGAATTTGTGTAGTATCCGTTCGCTCAACTGTGTGGACGTCGCAAACTTGGTGCCCATGAATGTGGCAATCTTGGGCTTTTTGCCTTTGTCCCGACTGACCTCGACAGTCATTTCGCGCAGTCCCTCATACCGCACAATCTGGCCGCCAATCAAAAACGTGTCGCCGGGGGTTAGGGTGGCTGCAAAGCTTTCTTCGATTTCGCCCAATGGCTTGCCGCCACGCGCACGTTTCATGCGCACTTTCAATGTGTCGGTGTCTTGAATTGTGCCGATGTTCATACGGATATTCTGCGTGGCACGCGGATCGCGCAGCTGCCATGTGCCATCCGGGCGCTGCAAAAGGCGTTTCCATTGGTCGTAGGCGCGCAGCGCGTAGCCGCCTGTGGCGCAAAAATCGAGGCAATCGTCAAAGTCAGCCCGTGACAGAGCACTGTAGGCGCCCACGCTTTTGATTTCGGCAAACAGCGTGTCTGCATCAAAGGGGCCGGCGCAAGCTGTGATCAGGATATGTTGACACAGAACGTCACGCGGCCCCGGGCTGCGCGGTTCACCGTCCAATTGCCCTTCGCGCACCGCGTCCAGTGCTGCCACACACTCCACGACCTCAAAACGGTTGGCAGGCACCAAAAGGGCTTTGGATGGCGCGTTGTAACGGTGGTTTGCACGCCCAATGCGCTGTACCAGACGTTTGACGTTTTTGGGGGCGCCGATCTGGATGACCAAATCCACATCCCCCCAGTCGATGCCCAGATCTAGCGATCCTGTGCATACGATGGCTCGCAAATCGCCGCGCACCATGGCCTGTTCGACTTTTTCGCGTTGCACCTTGTCCAAAGACCCGTGGTGAATGCCAATGGGCAGGCTGTCCTCATTGGCAAGCCATATGTTGTGAAAATACAGCTCTGCCTGTGCGCGGGTGTTGTGAAAGATAAGCGTCGTTTTGTGTTTTTTGATTTCTTCCAGCACCGCAGGAATGGCGTATTTGCCGCCAGAGCCAGACCAGGGGGGGGCTTCATCGGTGGTCAGCATCTGAATGTCGGGGGCAGGGCCGGGATCTGCCAGCAGAATGTCACAGGGGTCGGGATGGCGGGCCAGCAGATGGGCGATGGCCGCGGGGTCTTCCACCGTAGCAGACAGTCCTACGCGCTTCATGTCCGGGCACAGGGTTTGCAACCGGGCCAGTGCCAGAAACAACTGGTCGCCGCGCTTGCTTTCGGCCAGCGCGTGGATTTCGTCGACAATGACACGTTTGAGACCGCGAAACATGCGCGGTGCATCGTCAAAGCTTGTCAAAAGAGCCAAGGATTCAGGTGTCGTCAGAAGGATGTGGGGCGGGTCCGCCCGCTGCCGCCTTTTGCGACTGGCTGGGGTGTCTCCGGTACGATCTTCCACGCGGATATCCAGGCCCATCTCTGCTATAGGCGTTGACAGATTACGTTTGATATCTGCGGCCAGCGCTTTCAACGGAGAGATATACAGCGTGTGGATGCCATCATGTGGTGACGTTGCCAAATCGGCCAATGTTGGCAAAAAGCCCGCCAAAGTCTTGCCCCCGCCCGTCGGCGCAATAAGCAGCAGTGCAGGATCCGCTGCGCGGTCCAGCATGGCCTGTTGGTGGGGGTGTACTGCCCAGCCTTTGGTGGCAAACCAGTCATGAAAGCGCTGTGGAAGTTGAACCATAGCGCATAGTTAACGCAGCCTGCGCCTATGGCCAGAGGTGGATTTTGGGAATTTTGATTTAGAAGGCGGTCAGTTGCGCGGTTTGAGGGTGCGGATGGTGTCTTGTACTTGCCGGGGCAGGCGCGTGTCGGCGCTTTGTGGTGCCCCATCCAAAGCGGATGCGACGTCTTTGACCAATATGCCGATGGTGTTGTCGTCTTGCAGTCCGTCGCGTGCGAATTCGATGTCGTTGAACCCGCTTGCGAACCAGTTTTGTCCCGAAGACGTATGGATCAAACGCAACAGCTTGCCTTCATCCAGCCCCGCTTGATCCGCCCAATCCAGAACCAACCGTGTCATGGCGGTGTTTGAGGCCGCCAGTAAATTGTTGAGCACCTTGGCCTGCATGCCCGCGCCAAAGTCACCCATATGATGCATATGTTTGCCCATGGCCAAAAACAGGTGCTGCGCCGCTTCGATGTCATCTTTGCTGCCCCCCAACATAAAACTGAGGCTGGCGCGTTCAGCGGCAACCTGTGCGCCTGACATGGGCGCATCAATCAAGGTTACATGGCTTGGAACGCGGTCGCGCAGATCCCGCACATAGCGGGGTGACAGGGTCGAGCTGATGATGATACGCGACAGCTTCGGGGCCGTTTCGACAAAGTTTTGCGATCCAAAAAGCACTTCATCGGTTTGCGGTTGATCGCGCACCACGGTGATCAGAGTTTCAAGGTCTTGGGCAAAGCGTGCAGCATCTTGCGTCACCCAGGCTGATCCTACATCGGCAACATCAAACCCTTTTGCACGCACACCCATATTGCGCAGGCTGTCCAGCATGGGACGGCCCATGCGCCCACATCCTGCGACACCGATCATTTCACAATCGTTTCATCTTTGACAAACATGTTTGCCCAAGCACGATCAATCAATTCCGGTGTCATTTGGTACGGCATGCCTTCAAACTCGCATATTGAAATCATCTGATCGATCAGAAAGATCGGCTGGTAGTTCGCATAGACGTTGTCAATAGTGGGATATTTCACTTTGAGCAAATGGACCAACGCCTTTTCGTTCAGCGGCATATTGCGTTTGCGGGCGACCATCGCAAAGATTTTGAGGAAGTTTTCCTGATTTGGCCCGTCAATTTTGATCTTGAAGAAAATCCGGCGCAAAGCCGCTTGGTCAAAGATTTCATTGGGGTGGAAGTTGGTCGAAAAGATCACCAGCGTGTCGAAGGGCACTTCGAATTTTTCGCCCGACTGCAGGGCAAGGATGTCTTTGCTTTCTTCCAAAGGCACAATCCAGCGGTTGACCAAGGCTTGGGGCGGTTCGGCTTGGCGGCCAAGGTCGTCCACGATGAAGATGCCACCGGTGGATTTCAATTGCAGCGGGGCCTGATAGGTTTTGGCTGTTGGATTGTAGACCAGATCCAACATGTTCAACGACAGCTCGCCCCCGGTGATCACGGTGGGGCGTTCGCATTTCATGTAACGTGTGTCGAACTTGCCGGATGTTTTCCGCAATACATTGGGATCGTCAACTTCGTCGGCCACAGCATTGTGCACGATAGGGTCATAAACGGTGATCACCTGGCCCGCGTATTCAATGGCGTGGGGCACATAAACCATATCCCCAAGCGCGTCACGGATGCCGTTGGAAATACTGGATTTACCATTGCCGGGGGGGCCATACATCAGAATGGAGCGCCCTGCGGAGACGGCAGGCCCAAGATTGCCAATCAACGCATCAGGCAAAACCAGATGCCCCATAGCGTTGGTCAGTTGGGCGCGCGTGACCATCAGGTTGCGTATGGACTGGCGTTTGACCTGTTCGCGGTACACATCCAAAGGCACAGGCATCGCCCCGAAGTATTCCGATTGCGCCAAAGCATCCAAAGCACGGGCTTTGCCGGCGTCTGTCAGTTGATAGCCCATTTCGTTGCCGTTGTTGGCGTTCAATGTGCCTGTGGCTTCAAGCAAACGCTGTTCACGGGCCATATCGATCAGTTCTTGCGTCACTGGGATCGGCAGGCGAAGCGCCTTTGCCAGATCAGACACCATATCAATATTTTTACGGAAGATCGTTTTCAAAAGGATGTCGCGCATCATAACGATGGGCAGCTTCATCTCTTCGATGCGTTTCGGGGCAGGGGGGGCCATTACGGCGCTGGTCTGCATGTTCATATGATCTGGCCTCGGGCGATTTGGGTCACCTTTCAACCTGACGGATTAATGCGCCCAGATTGTGACCGGGTGCGGGAATTAGCAGGGCAATTGCCTTTGGTACGGCGCCAGTTTTGGGGCACTTACGCGCCCCAGATGGCGCCCATGATCAGGTAAATCGCCAATGTGCAGCCCAAGGCCAGACCCATTGGGAATTTCTTGCCAAGGGCGTCATCCCAGCTTTGCCAATGGGGTGCTATGTTGCGCAATCTTGTATGTTTGGCCAATCGGTGTGTCGCCCAGGCCGCCAGAAGATTGGCGGCGGCGATTGCCATAACCAGACGCAAGTCGCCCATAAAAACGAAGGGGGATGCGGCCGCAATGAACTTGGAATCTCCGGCCCCCATAGCACCAACCGCGTTTAGTAATACGCAGATCACAAACACAACCACCATATAAACAAGGTGCCATGCATAGACATCAAAGGGCAATGCAACCAGTCCAACGACCACAAAAACCAAAGCCAGTGCGATCACCGTTTGGTTTGTGATCCGCATCTCGCGCATGTCTGTGAAGGCCGTGTACAGGCATAACGGCAGCACGAATGGCAAAAACCACAACGCGGCAGAGGCAGGAATATACAGCATTTAACCGTTGGAATTGTCGAGCGCGTTCAGCGCACGCACTGCGGCTTCAAAGTGCTGTGGATGGGTTTCAATGGCGTCACGCAACAGGGTCTTGCCCGTTTCAACATCGCCTTGTTTCACCGCTGACAAAGCCATTGTGTGCAACAACTGGGCGCGTTCCGTTTGGTCCATAGGAACAACAGGCAGCGCATAATTGCGCTGGGCTGCGCGTGCCAACACAAGGTTGTTCTTGGCCGTGAACAGCGATGGATCCTGACGGATGGCATCGCCAAACAAGCGTTCTGCCGCCTTGTAATCACCACGCGTCAATTTGGAATACCCCCAGTTGTTCATGATACCGGCAGGCCGGGTCGTCAGGCCCACGGCGGTTTCATAAAAGCTGTCGGACTTGGTCCATTCCTTGTTGCTGTCGGCCACCATCGCTTCAAGGCGGTAGCGTTTGAAGGTCTCAAAGGTGGGGGGCACGGTATCAAGGATTTTTTCGGCTTTGGCCCAGTCACCGGACCGGATCAGCGCATCGGCGTAATCGACGGTGTCGGATTGTGTGGCGCCTTCCATCTTGATGACTTTGGTGTAGGCCGCGGCCGCTTCGGTATAGCGTTTCGCGCGGACCAGACTGACGGCCAAACCACGTTGAAATTCCAGGCGGTCGGGGTCTTCGCCAACGGAGCGCGTGAAATACGCAACGGCCTCGTTTGGATCGGCCACAGTCAACATGACATCGGTCAGATTGGTTTCATCCACCACATTGACGTCCTGAAAGGCGCGTTCGACGGTGTCATCGGCGTTCTTTTGGGCGCATGCGGACAGGAATACTGCCCCTGCCAAAACGGTAGGTACAACGAAAGAATGGCGCATTTTTGCGTCCTTTACTGCTCTGCCTCGGTTATGGCGTCGGGCGGATCAGATAGTCACTGGACCCGCGTCGCACCAATTTATAGTTATTGTTTTGTCCAGCAGTATTAACAGTATTTTCCGATTTTGCGAGTGCTAAGCGCAGATTATCGCGGATTAGTGCACTTTCGCCATTGTCTAGGGCAAAGGCTTTGCGAAAGATTTGCTGTGCTTCAGCGGTTTTGCCGCGTTCCATCAACACAACGCCAAGATTGTTATAGATTTCCGGCCACGCGTCATCTTGGGCTGTGGCGCGCCTAAGAAGGGTTTCGGCTTGACCCAAACGGCCCAGTTCAAGGTTCGCCGTGCCCAAGCCGGATAGGATCTCGGCGTCCAGTCCATTTGCCAAAGCTGCGCGGTTAAAGGCGCGAATGGCCAATTCATATTCGCCTGCAGCAATCAACCGGTGCCCGACTTCTACACCGTCAACGGCTTGTTTGGATCTGTCGACGCCCGGCGCATAAGGCCCGCTGTCAGACGTGGAAATGCCGCCCGTTCCGCAGGCGGCAAGTCCAAAAAGGAAGGCTCCGGCACAGATGCGCCGAAGCTTTGTTAAAATGCGGTCAGTTGCCACCAGCACTTAAGCTCCCCATTTTCGTAATCCCCATCACCGATGGACCCACAAGGATGATCAGCAATGGCGGCACGGTTAACATCATTGTGGCAAGTGTCATTTTGGTTGGCAACTTATTTGCAGCTTCTTCCGCACGCATAACACGTTTGTCACGCATTTCCCCTGCATAAACACGCAAAGCGTCGGCGATAGAGGTACCAAAGCTAGTGGATTGCACCAAAACGGTCACAAAGCTGGCCACGTCCTGCACGCCGCAGCGTTCGCCCATGTCGTTCAGAACAGTGGCTTTGTCCTTACCGGCTTTCATCTCGTAGGCAACCACGTCGAATTCGTCTGCCAGCGCCGGAAACGAGGCCCGCAATTCACGGGCGACGCGCACAATAGATTGCTCTAGTGATTGGCCGGCTTCGACGCAGAC containing:
- the pdeM gene encoding ligase-associated DNA damage response endonuclease PdeM; translation: MNGCAAQLNQARLTALGSGALWWADQSLLCVSDLHLGKSDSMARRTGVQVPPYDTGDTLLRLSQDLDRTAPRTVVCLGDSFDDLAAANALSEDDRLWITKLQAGRTWIWIEGNHDPGPIDLGGTHMDSYTLAGITFRHIANPDERDEISGHYHPKVQMALRGRVISRAAFLMDSLRLIMPAYGTYTGGLRTTDPVITALMASDATAIMTGPVPHRVPMPR
- a CDS encoding ligase-associated DNA damage response DEXH box helicase, translating into MVQLPQRFHDWFATKGWAVHPHQQAMLDRAADPALLLIAPTGGGKTLAGFLPTLADLATSPHDGIHTLYISPLKALAADIKRNLSTPIAEMGLDIRVEDRTGDTPASRKRRQRADPPHILLTTPESLALLTSFDDAPRMFRGLKRVIVDEIHALAESKRGDQLFLALARLQTLCPDMKRVGLSATVEDPAAIAHLLARHPDPCDILLADPGPAPDIQMLTTDEAPPWSGSGGKYAIPAVLEEIKKHKTTLIFHNTRAQAELYFHNIWLANEDSLPIGIHHGSLDKVQREKVEQAMVRGDLRAIVCTGSLDLGIDWGDVDLVIQIGAPKNVKRLVQRIGRANHRYNAPSKALLVPANRFEVVECVAALDAVREGQLDGEPRSPGPRDVLCQHILITACAGPFDADTLFAEIKSVGAYSALSRADFDDCLDFCATGGYALRAYDQWKRLLQRPDGTWQLRDPRATQNIRMNIGTIQDTDTLKVRMKRARGGKPLGEIEESFAATLTPGDTFLIGGQIVRYEGLREMTVEVSRDKGKKPKIATFMGTKFATSTQLSERILHKFQQDTWPDLPDHTAEWLALQRKVSRLPEPGRLLIESFPHDGRAHTAVYGFAGRNAMQTLGLLLTKRMEELGLNPLGFLATDYAILIWGLDPVTDPAPLFDIDALRDGLDKWLAGNAVMKRTFRASATIAGLIQRNTPQQKKSGRQATFSSDILYDTLHKYDPDHVMMHITREEAMKGLIDFSRIEDMVARVGGRIDLIAHDRVTPLAAPLFLEVGRVPVKGMAEEKLLAEEAARLMATAGLPPITS
- a CDS encoding NAD(P)-dependent oxidoreductase is translated as MIGVAGCGRMGRPMLDSLRNMGVRAKGFDVADVGSAWVTQDAARFAQDLETLITVVRDQPQTDEVLFGSQNFVETAPKLSRIIISSTLSPRYVRDLRDRVPSHVTLIDAPMSGAQVAAERASLSFMLGGSKDDIEAAQHLFLAMGKHMHHMGDFGAGMQAKVLNNLLAASNTAMTRLVLDWADQAGLDEGKLLRLIHTSSGQNWFASGFNDIEFARDGLQDDNTIGILVKDVASALDGAPQSADTRLPRQVQDTIRTLKPRN
- a CDS encoding ATPase, which codes for MNMQTSAVMAPPAPKRIEEMKLPIVMMRDILLKTIFRKNIDMVSDLAKALRLPIPVTQELIDMAREQRLLEATGTLNANNGNEMGYQLTDAGKARALDALAQSEYFGAMPVPLDVYREQVKRQSIRNLMVTRAQLTNAMGHLVLPDALIGNLGPAVSAGRSILMYGPPGNGKSSISNGIRDALGDMVYVPHAIEYAGQVITVYDPIVHNAVADEVDDPNVLRKTSGKFDTRYMKCERPTVITGGELSLNMLDLVYNPTAKTYQAPLQLKSTGGIFIVDDLGRQAEPPQALVNRWIVPLEESKDILALQSGEKFEVPFDTLVIFSTNFHPNEIFDQAALRRIFFKIKIDGPNQENFLKIFAMVARKRNMPLNEKALVHLLKVKYPTIDNVYANYQPIFLIDQMISICEFEGMPYQMTPELIDRAWANMFVKDETIVK
- a CDS encoding prepilin peptidase; the protein is MYIPASAALWFLPFVLPLCLYTAFTDMREMRITNQTVIALALVFVVVGLVALPFDVYAWHLVYMVVVFVICVLLNAVGAMGAGDSKFIAAASPFVFMGDLRLVMAIAAANLLAAWATHRLAKHTRLRNIAPHWQSWDDALGKKFPMGLALGCTLAIYLIMGAIWGA
- a CDS encoding tetratricopeptide repeat protein codes for the protein MRHSFVVPTVLAGAVFLSACAQKNADDTVERAFQDVNVVDETNLTDVMLTVADPNEAVAYFTRSVGEDPDRLEFQRGLAVSLVRAKRYTEAAAAYTKVIKMEGATQSDTVDYADALIRSGDWAKAEKILDTVPPTFETFKRYRLEAMVADSNKEWTKSDSFYETAVGLTTRPAGIMNNWGYSKLTRGDYKAAERLFGDAIRQDPSLFTAKNNLVLARAAQRNYALPVVPMDQTERAQLLHTMALSAVKQGDVETGKTLLRDAIETHPQHFEAAVRALNALDNSNG
- a CDS encoding tetratricopeptide repeat protein, which codes for MATDRILTKLRRICAGAFLFGLAACGTGGISTSDSGPYAPGVDRSKQAVDGVEVGHRLIAAGEYELAIRAFNRAALANGLDAEILSGLGTANLELGRLGQAETLLRRATAQDDAWPEIYNNLGVVLMERGKTAEAQQIFRKAFALDNGESALIRDNLRLALAKSENTVNTAGQNNNYKLVRRGSSDYLIRPTP